GAGGCGCCCGGTGCCCTCGGCACGCGACCGCTACCGACCGTCACCCTCGCCGACCTGCTGGGGGCGATGCGCGAGCTGATGGCCCGCGCCGACCTGTTCGCGAGCCACCACGTGCGGCGCGAGCCGCTCTCCGTGCGCGAGCGCATGAGCCGGGTCCTGGAGCGGCTGTCGGGCGGGCGCTTCGTGGAGCTGGCGGACTGCCTGGTCCCCGGGGAGGGGCGGGCCGGGGTCGTGGTGACCCTGCTGGCCCTGCTGGAGCTGCTGCGCTCCGCTCTGATCGAGCTCGCCCAGGCCGAGCCGTTCGGTCCCATCCACCTGCGGGCGGTCGCCTGAACCCCGTGGGGCTCCACGTGCCGAGTGCGGACGGACCCGGTCTGCCCGTCCCCGGGAGGGGCGGCGCGTGAGTCCGGAGGAGATCCGCAACACGCTCGAGGCGGCCCTGCTCGCCGCTGGCCGCCCGCTCTCCGTGGACAGCCTGGTCGAGCTGTTCGACCCGGAGTCCCCGGACGTGGCTCTGCCCGACCGGCGCCTCGTCCGTGAGACCCTGAGCCGGATGGCGGAGGAGTACTCCGGGCGCGGTATCGAGCTTCGGGAGGTCGCCAGCGGGTTCCGGATCCAGGTTCTCCCGGAATACGCCCGGCGGCTCGGCCGCCTGTGGGCCGAGCGTCCGGCCCGCTACTCCCGGGCCCTTCTCGAGACGCTCGCCCTCATCGCCTATCGTCAGCCCGTCAGCCGTGCCGAGATCGAGGAGATTCGCGGAGTGGGGGTGAGCAGCTCGATCTTCAAGACGCTTCAGGACCGGGACTGGGTGCGGGTGGTGGGGCATCGGGACACTCCCGGGCGGCCCTCCCTCTTCGGCACGACGCGCCAGTTCCTGGACGACTTCAATCTGAAGCAGCTCTCGGACCTTCCGCCGCTCTCCGAGCTCCAGGACCTGGACCGGATGACCGGCGACCTCTTCGAGGCGGTCGTCGCCGGGGCCGCCGTGGCTGCGCAGGACGCGGGGGAGGGCGAGGAGGGCGCTGCGCCTGCGGCTTCGCCGAGGCCGCGAGGGTTGCCTGCGCCCGAGAGTGCCCACGCGGGGGAGGGCGACGCGTGAGGGCGGCCCGACCCGCGCGCACCCGGAAGACCCGCGCCAGCGCCGAGGTGCGCACCGAGCCCCTGCGCCGGGAACGGGTTCAGAAGGTGCTGGCCGACCTCGGGCTCGGCTCGCGGCGGGAGATTGAGGGCTGGATCGTCGCCGGGCGCGTACGGGTCAATGGTCAGCCGGCCTTGCTCGGCGTGCGGGTCGGCCCCACCGACTCGGTGACGGTCGACGGCCGGGCGGTGACGCGGCGGAGATTCCGGGAGGCGCCCGCCGCCCGGGTCCTGGCCTATCACAAGCCCGAGGGGGAGGTCGCCACGCGCCGGGACCCCGAGGGCAGGCCGACCGTGTTCGAACACCTGCCGCGGGGCCGCTGGATCGCCGTGGGCCGCCTCGACGTCAACACGACCGGGCTGCTGCTCTTCACCAACGACGGGGCGCTCGCCGCCGCGCTGATGCACCCGCGCAGCGCGGTCGAGCGGGAGTACGCCGTGCGGGTGTTCGGCGAGGTCCCCGAAGGCACCCTGGAACGGCTGCGCGAGGGCGTCGAGTTGGACGACGGACCTGCGCACTTCGACCAGGTCGTGGACGCGGGGGGCGAGGGGCGCAACCACTGGTTCCGGGTGGTGCTGCGCGAGGGCCGGCAGCGCGAGGTGCGCCGCCTGTGGGAGTCCCAGGGCGTGCGGGTCAGCCGGCTGATCCGGGTCCGCTACGGGCCCTTCGCCCTGCCGCGCATGCTGCGCCCGGGGCGCTGGCAGGAGCTCGAGCCTGCGGCGATCGACGGCCTGCGGGCCGCGGCCGGTTTGCCCGTCGCGTCCCCCGCACGGCCCCGGCCCCGCAAGAGGGCTGCACCCCGGCGCCGCCGGCCCGCCTAGGGGCGGCCCCTCGCCCGGGGGCCGTCCATCCCCGTGATGCCCTCTCCCGGCCCGCACGCGACGCCTCCCCCTGCCGGAGGCCTCGCGCCGCTCGACCGGCGTTCCGGGCGCGGAAGGTCTTCCGAGCCTTGCTGGCGGCGTGCGGACCTCGCCCCCGATGCGACGGGTGCTGTCTCTCAGGTCATTGCGCGGCCAGCGCCTGGTTCAGGCGGCGCTCGACCTCCGCCTTGTAGTACAGGTAGCGGACCGTGGGGGTGAGTCCGCTCACCCCCGGGCGGTCGTCGATGGCCGAGAGGTCCACGTCGGTGACGTACACGGGGTAGGGCTCGCCGCTCCCGCGGGCCGCCAGCACCTGCGCGACCACCTCTTCGAAGAGGTGGGGACCGTGGTCCCCGGTGGAGTACTCGACCCCGTCGCAGAGCACCCGCAGGGACGGTTGCGGGGTCTCGGTCTCCACCACGACCTTCACCTCCAGATAGGGCTGAAGCGTCGCGCGGACCGGCCGGGTCACCCGGGAGGCCGCGAGATCGCCCGAGCGCTGCGCCGCGAGGCGGTAGAACTCGAGGGGGTCGCCGGCCTCAGCCGCCGGACGTCCCAGGCCGCTCGCGTTCTGGCGAAACGCGACGGCCTCGAGGAAGCGCGCGTACGGGGTGAGCAGCGTGAGCTCCTCGTGGAAGGGAACCGTGTCCCTGAAGAGCGAGCCGTTCTCGTCGAGCACGTAGACGTCGGCCTCCGCCCCGCGGACCTGGTAGAAGACCTGGACCCGCCCCGGCGCGTTGCAGGCGTACACCACGGGCAGGGCGGAGCCGGACGAGGACCCGCGGTCAAACCGCGTGGCGGCGTACTCCGGCAGGGCGCTGCCCAGGTGCTCGTGCAGGGCGGCGGCGTTACCCACGCGTTCCACCCGTGGCCGCTCGCCTTCGAAGGTGACACTGAAGAAGACGTCGGAGACCTTCATGAGCCACCGGGTGCCCCGGCGCTCCTCCCCCGCGGCGAACACCCGCGCGGCCTCCTCCAGCAGTCCCTGCACCCGGTGGGCGATGCTCGGGCCCCGGTAGGGCGTGAAGCAGTGGACGGTGAGATCCACGGGCCCCAGAG
The Gammaproteobacteria bacterium DNA segment above includes these coding regions:
- the scpB gene encoding SMC-Scp complex subunit ScpB; its protein translation is MSPEEIRNTLEAALLAAGRPLSVDSLVELFDPESPDVALPDRRLVRETLSRMAEEYSGRGIELREVASGFRIQVLPEYARRLGRLWAERPARYSRALLETLALIAYRQPVSRAEIEEIRGVGVSSSIFKTLQDRDWVRVVGHRDTPGRPSLFGTTRQFLDDFNLKQLSDLPPLSELQDLDRMTGDLFEAVVAGAAVAAQDAGEGEEGAAPAASPRPRGLPAPESAHAGEGDA
- a CDS encoding pseudouridine synthase, which encodes MRRERVQKVLADLGLGSRREIEGWIVAGRVRVNGQPALLGVRVGPTDSVTVDGRAVTRRRFREAPAARVLAYHKPEGEVATRRDPEGRPTVFEHLPRGRWIAVGRLDVNTTGLLLFTNDGALAAALMHPRSAVEREYAVRVFGEVPEGTLERLREGVELDDGPAHFDQVVDAGGEGRNHWFRVVLREGRQREVRRLWESQGVRVSRLIRVRYGPFALPRMLRPGRWQELEPAAIDGLRAAAGLPVASPARPRPRKRAAPRRRRPA